The Idiomarina loihiensis L2TR genomic sequence GTTTCAGCTGTTGCTTTGTTTGCTTCAAAGTAGCCAGTGCCAAGCGCTGCGCCTTTACCCATGCCCGCATTAATAATAAAGCGGTCAACTTGCCCCTGCTCTTGCTTAAACTCCTGAAACACTCGGAACACGTCCTCGTGGGCATTTACATCCAAGGTTTTAATGCTGACCGTTATGCCAGAATGCTTTTCTTCCAGTTCGGTTTTTAAGGCTTCCAGCCGGTCTAGCCGACGTGCACACAGGCATAGGTCTTTACCCTGAGCGGCAAACTCGCGAGCCATACCTTGCCCCAGACCAGAACTGGCTCCGGTAATTAAAATGGTCTTCCGTTGTTGAGACATTATTGAGCTCTCTTTATTGTTATTGTCTTTTTACTCGTATTTTTTAGGCTTTGGCAATACGACGACGGCAACGCCACAGCAAGTAGTTCACCAAAAACCAGAAGTTCTTAAAGGCTTTATTGGTGGTTTGCTTATGGTGGTACCGATAATAAATTTGCTGAGCTATAACCGCCAAGCGGAATAAACCAAACACTTCGTAAAAGGCAAAGTCTTCTACCTTAGTGCCAGTGCGCTCACAGTAATAATCAATAATTTCTTTGCGAGTTAACATGCCCGGGTAGTCGCTCGGCTGGCGTTTGGTCGCACGCGCCACTTTGTCATCGCCTGCTTCAATCCAATAAGCCAGCGAATTGCCTAGATCCATTAACGGATTGCCTAGGGTCGCCAGCTCCCAGTCCAGAATACCGATAATGTCGGTTGGGTCATCTGGGTTAAGTATCAGGTTGTCTAAGCGAAAGTCGTTGTGAACCAGACAAATTTTCTCGCTTGGCGGCTGGTTCTCTTTAAGCCAACGCATAACCGAACCCGCGCCGAATACATTCCAGGTCTTTGCTTTTTCATAACGGCCACACCAGCCATTTACCTGACGTTCGGTGTAACCTTTACCTTTGGCTATTTTGCGTAGTCCGGTGCTGTCTAAATCCACCTGGTGCAGCTTTATCAGTTTATCCAACGCGTTCGTGCATAACTGCCGCGCCTGCTCAGAACTTAACTCCAGTCCTTTAGGAAAACGCCTCCGCGGAATAATGCCGGTCACGTGCTCCATCACATAAAACTCAGCACCAATAACCGACTCGTCACGGCAATATGCCAGCATTCGGGGCACATGAGGAAACGCCGGTCTCAGGCGTTTTTGCAGACGGAACTCACGTCCCATATCATGGGCTGACTTGGCTTTTGTGCCGTCTGGTGGTCGACGCAGCACCAGTGCCAGGCCGTTGTAATCTAAACGGTAAGTCCAGTTCGACACGCCACCGGTATATTGGGTAATGCGCAAAGTACCGCGGTCTTCGGGTAGCTCGTCACCAATGTGCTCCGCCAGCCAATTATCTAATGCCTCTACGGGCAAAGTTTCTTCTTCGCGTACGTCACTCGCCTGATCGACTACGGCGGATGATGGATCAGTCATTAGAGCGCCCTTTCAATTGTTTTTCTCTTTGTTTCAACTCTGTTTTTGCAATAGTCGCGCGGTGCACCGCGTCGGGTCCATCGGCAATGCGCAGCGAACGCGCAACGGTTAATAAGCCCGGCAGTGGCGTGTCATGACACATAGAAGCACCACCGAACAACTGCATGGTTTCATCCACCACCCGCTGCAGCACATTGGGTGCCACCAGCTTAATGGCCGATATTTCTTTAATGGCTTTCATGGCACCAACGTTGTCGATTTGCCACGCCGCGTGCAGTGTCAGTAACCTTGCCTGATCAATGGCTACGCGCAAGTCAGCTAAACGCTCGGTGTTGCCGCCAAGCTTCATTAATGGCTCGCCAAAGGCAATGCGCGATACACCACGCTCAATGAAAAGCTCCAACGCACGTTCAGCCGCGCCAATAGCGCGCATGCAATGGTGAATGCGCCCCGGGCCTAAACGCCCCTGCGCAATTTTAAAACCGGCACCAGGGCCAACAATAATGTTCTCTTTCGGTACGCGCACGTTATCGAACACCACCTCGCCATGGCCATAAGGGGCATCGTACTCGCCCAGAGCAGGTAACATACGTTCAATATTCACGCCCGGCGTGTTTAACGGCAACAATACCATGGAATGGCGATGATGTTTGTCGGCGTCCTCGTCGGTCAGACCCATAACAATGGCAATCTCAGCGTCCGGATGACCCAAACCAGTACTCCACCACTTACGACCGTTTATGACCCAGTCGGAGCCGTCAGCTTTAATGGTGGTTTGCATATTGGTGGCGTCGGAGGAGGCGACATCGGGCTCTGTCATACAAAACACCGAGCGGATATCGCCGTTTAAAAGCGGCGTTAACCACTGCTCTTGCTGCGGGTCATCGCCAAAGTGATACAGCACTTCCATGTTACCCGTGTCGGGCGCGTTGCAGTTGAATACCTCGGGCGCTAACAAGCTTCGACCCATGCGCTCGGCCAGTGGTGCATATTCCAGTGTCGTTAAGCCAGCACCCAGTTCGTTGTCCGGCAAAAAAAAGTTCCAAAGCCCTTGCTCTTTCGCTAACTGCTTTAGTTCCGCCACCCGTGGCGGCACCTGCCACTCGCGCCAATGCGGCGTGCTGTTCAGCCGATAATTCTCTTTCTGATACTGGTTTTCATACGGCTCAATATGCTCGCGCATAAAGGCGTCAAGCCGCGCCAAATAGTCCTTTGTTTTCGCACTGTAGGAAAAGTCCATAATGCCCGCTCCCAACGAATAGTTAACAGCATTGTAGACGTGAAAGTGTTGGTGGTACAACCAGAGTTGGGATAAAACGAGAGGCAGTTTTGGCTGGGTTACTCCATCTTAAACTTAGTAGCTAACGCTTGAATTGAGCTGCAATTTTATCCAGTGCTAGAGAAAGCCAGTGTGCTTTTCGTTCAAACACAGTGACACCGGCCAGGATAAAATGCTCTTGATCAGCCCCGCCTGGAGTTCCAGATTCATCTGCATAAAGTAAAAACATGGTTAATCCTTAAATATCAATAATTTAAAGGATTATATTTAAATTTAGGGGGATAAAAAAGGAAGAGGCGGGGGAAAGAGCTAACGCTCAGCGCACCGCAATAAGGCAGCCCGCCAATCTTAGTTGTTTCCAACCGCGCAAAAACTGTAGAAAAAGCAGCCCGATATTGCAAGGATAATTTAGCATTTAGATACTTGGTTCCCCCTTTATAGGCAGCCCTAACTCGCGCCACATAAGCCTTTCACTTTTTGATAAGAAACCATTACAAACTTTGCCGATGCAGCCGCACGTAAAATTCACTTCGACAGCCAAAGAGAAAAGGCCTTCAGCGATTTCGTGCGAAACGATACTCCTACAACAACAAATAGAATGGAAATAATCGCAACTGGCACAATGTGGAGTAGTAAAAGTCAGCCGTGCATTGGAAGCCGCCTTTCAGTCTAGGTACAAGTAGGTGGGTATTCCAAAGTTGTTAAGCTAGTGCCCATTTCATCGTCCGCTAAAAACAGGTTCCAAAGCCCCCTGTTCTTTTGGTAACTGCTACCGTAGGACAAGTCCATAATGCCCGCTACCAGCGAATAGTTAACAGCACAGGAGACTTGAAAGTGTTGGTGGGATAATCAGGGGGCTAAAACGCGTAATGTGTTTTTGGAGGGCGCTGTAAGCTCGGGATATGCGACGAAAAGGCGAAGCTTTACAACACTAAATAGAGAAAGCTCAACCTATAAACTCATTCATTCTTAAGAGTTATCTTACATAAGCTTTCCAATTGAAGTGAATTCGGAAACTTTCCCACCTTTTAGAATACGAATTAAGTTTAAATTTTCATCAACAATAATAGTGATATTGCAACTTTTCCCTCCCCTCATAATACTAGATGCAACGAAGTTTCTCTCCTCACCAGCAATACGTTTTAGTTCAGTGAATGTAAGCCCCGTTTTTTCCGGTATTCGAGTAGAGTCCTCACTTTTCTCATCATCAGACCAGAACACTACTTTCCAGTCATTTAACTTGGAAATATAAAACTGGTTTCGGCGATATATATTT encodes the following:
- a CDS encoding phosphotransferase family protein; the protein is MTDPSSAVVDQASDVREEETLPVEALDNWLAEHIGDELPEDRGTLRITQYTGGVSNWTYRLDYNGLALVLRRPPDGTKAKSAHDMGREFRLQKRLRPAFPHVPRMLAYCRDESVIGAEFYVMEHVTGIIPRRRFPKGLELSSEQARQLCTNALDKLIKLHQVDLDSTGLRKIAKGKGYTERQVNGWCGRYEKAKTWNVFGAGSVMRWLKENQPPSEKICLVHNDFRLDNLILNPDDPTDIIGILDWELATLGNPLMDLGNSLAYWIEAGDDKVARATKRQPSDYPGMLTRKEIIDYYCERTGTKVEDFAFYEVFGLFRLAVIAQQIYYRYHHKQTTNKAFKNFWFLVNYLLWRCRRRIAKA
- a CDS encoding acyl-CoA dehydrogenase family protein; the encoded protein is MDFSYSAKTKDYLARLDAFMREHIEPYENQYQKENYRLNSTPHWREWQVPPRVAELKQLAKEQGLWNFFLPDNELGAGLTTLEYAPLAERMGRSLLAPEVFNCNAPDTGNMEVLYHFGDDPQQEQWLTPLLNGDIRSVFCMTEPDVASSDATNMQTTIKADGSDWVINGRKWWSTGLGHPDAEIAIVMGLTDEDADKHHRHSMVLLPLNTPGVNIERMLPALGEYDAPYGHGEVVFDNVRVPKENIIVGPGAGFKIAQGRLGPGRIHHCMRAIGAAERALELFIERGVSRIAFGEPLMKLGGNTERLADLRVAIDQARLLTLHAAWQIDNVGAMKAIKEISAIKLVAPNVLQRVVDETMQLFGGASMCHDTPLPGLLTVARSLRIADGPDAVHRATIAKTELKQREKQLKGRSND
- a CDS encoding DUF3800 domain-containing protein, with the translated sequence MFLLYADESGTPGGADQEHFILAGVTVFERKAHWLSLALDKIAAQFKR